A window from Telopea speciosissima isolate NSW1024214 ecotype Mountain lineage chromosome 8, Tspe_v1, whole genome shotgun sequence encodes these proteins:
- the LOC122670379 gene encoding novel plant SNARE 13-like translates to MAYELEMSPQLEQIDGEIRDNFRALANGFQKLDKIKDPNRQSKQLEELTGKMRECKRLIKEFDRDIKDEENRNPPELNKQLNERKQSLIKELNSYVALRKTYMSSLGNKRIELFDMGAGVSEPAAEENVQMASSMTNQELINAGTKTMDETDQAIERSKMVVEKTIEVGSQTAVTLKGQTEQMGRIVDDLDSIHFSIKKATQLVKEIGRQVATDKCIMFFLFLIVCGVIAIIVVKIVNPNNTSISPIPGLAPPAPARKLLSVQVMGV, encoded by the exons ATGGCGTACGAGTTAGAGATGAGCCCGCAACTGGAGCAGATCGATGGAGAAATTCGCGACAATTTCCGGGCTCTCGC AAATGGTTTCCAGAAATTGGATAAGATTAAAGACCCCAATAGGCAAAGTAAACAATTGGAGGAACTCACAGGAAAGATGAGGGAGTGTAAAAG GTTAATTAAGGAGTTCGATCGCGATATTAAAGATGAGGAAAATAGAAATCCTCCTGAGTTAAATAAGCAACTCAATGAGAGAAAACAATCCCTG ATCAAAGAGCTGAATTCCTACGTGGCATTGAGGAAAAC GTATATGAGTAGCCTTGGTAATAAAAGGATTGAACTCTTTGACATGGGAGCAGGAGTTAGCGAACCTGCAGCTGAGGAAAATGTTCAAATGGCATCAT CAATGACCAATCAAGAGCTTATCAATGCTGGGACAAAGACAATGGATGAGACTGATCAGGCTATTGAGCGCTCTAAAATG GTTGTGGAAAAAACAATTGAAGTTGGATCTCAGACTGCAGTAACCTTGAAAGGACAA ACTGAACAAATGGGTCGTATCGTAGACGACCTGGATTCAATTCACTTCTCGATCAAGAAGGCTACTCAGCTGGTGAAGGAGATTGGTAGGCAG GTGGCTACTGACAAATGCATCatgttttttctgtttcttattgTCTGTGGTGTAATAGCCATCATTGTCGTGAAG ATTGTGAACCCAAACAATACAAGCATCAGTCCCATCCCTGGGTTGGCACCTCCAGCACCGGCGAGGAAGTTGCTATCTGTGCAAGTTATGGGAGTCTAG